The window GGCGATCTCCCGCTTTGGGGCGAGAAAGGGGCTTCTCCTTTCTCTGAAGCGTCTCCTTCGGTGTCATCCCTTCTCCTCCGGTGGCTACGACCCGGTTCCCAAAAGGCTATAGTGAGGTTGCTATGGAGAAAAGAGCGATTTTGGCTATTATCCTTTCGGTATTGGTCCTTGTTTTCTTCCAGCTGCTTTTTCCCCCCAAAGAGGCACCGGTAAAAAGGGGGAGAAAGCCGGAGAAGAAGACCTCTACTAAACCTAAGATCGAGATATCCAAAGTAGAACTTCCTAAGCGGAAGCCGGTTCTTTCCAAAGCCAAGGAAAGAGTGGAGGCAGAACGAGAGGAGAGGGTGGTAATAAATACCCCTCTCTACCGGGCGGTGCTGGTGAACAAGGGGGCTCGTATTCTCAGTTTTTCCTTAAAGAAGTACCTCGATGACGAGAAGAATCCGCTTGAGCTTGTTCCGGAGAAGATGAGGATAAGGGATAGGCTTCCCCTCTCTCTTTACTTTGAGGACGATCCGGGACTAAGCTCCAAACTTAATTCGGCGCTTTATGTGGTTGATAAGTCCCGACTCGATTTAACGAGGGAAAGGGCAAGGCAGGGAACGATCCGCTTCACCTATAGCGATGGCGAGGGACACATTGTAAGCAAAGTCTTCTGGTTTAGCCGGGAGAGCTATTTGATCGGGGTAAAACTCGAGCTCTCTCCGGAGGTGATGGTTAAGAAGCCCTATTTAATCTATGGTCCTGGTTTTGGCAATCACCCGTTATTTCGGAAAGGGGGTCTTTTTTCCTCTCGGTTTGGACCTATGATCGAAACAGGGGTGGCTCTTTCCGGAGGAAAGGTCTACCGTTTCCGGAGCCTCAAAGGGAAGCTTGCTTCGGGAGGAAGGCTCAAACAGGAATTCATCGGCAGCATCGACTGGGTGGGGATAGGCGATAACTACTTTACCGCCCTCTTCCTCCCCTGGAAGAGCTTTCCTCAGGCAATGGTGATGGAGGAAGGGATCTCCCTTCCCAGACCAGGCGGGGAAAAGGAGATCGTCCGTTTCCTCTCCACAGGTATTCCCCTTACCAAAGGAGAGGAGAACTTCCGCCTATTTTTGGGACCAAAGGACTATCGGCTACTTTCAAAGATCGATCCTCGGTTGAAGACGGTGGTAAACTTTGGCTGGTTTGGGTTCATCGCCAAGCCGTTACTTTTCATCCTGAATTATCTCTACCGCTATGTAGGGAACTACGGATTGGCGATAATCATCCTTACCTCTATGATAAAGCTTGTCTTCCATCCCTTAACCATAAAGAGCTACACCTCGATGCGGAAGATGCAGGATATCCAGCCGAAGATAAAGGCGATTCAGGCGAAATACAAGAAGATGAAGAAGGATCCCAGGGCGAGGGAGAAACTGAATCAGGAGCTACTCGAGCTCTATCGCCGGGAAGGGGTGAGCCCCTTTGGTGGCTGTCTCCCTACGCTCATTCAGATCCCCGTCCTCTTCGCTATGTATCGTCTCCTGATGGTG is drawn from Acidobacteriota bacterium and contains these coding sequences:
- the yidD gene encoding membrane protein insertion efficiency factor YidD — its product is MGRKLLIFAIKAYQYLLSPIFGGRCRFEPSCSHYAIEAISRFGARKGLLLSLKRLLRCHPFSSGGYDPVPKRL
- the yidC gene encoding membrane protein insertase YidC, whose product is MEKRAILAIILSVLVLVFFQLLFPPKEAPVKRGRKPEKKTSTKPKIEISKVELPKRKPVLSKAKERVEAEREERVVINTPLYRAVLVNKGARILSFSLKKYLDDEKNPLELVPEKMRIRDRLPLSLYFEDDPGLSSKLNSALYVVDKSRLDLTRERARQGTIRFTYSDGEGHIVSKVFWFSRESYLIGVKLELSPEVMVKKPYLIYGPGFGNHPLFRKGGLFSSRFGPMIETGVALSGGKVYRFRSLKGKLASGGRLKQEFIGSIDWVGIGDNYFTALFLPWKSFPQAMVMEEGISLPRPGGEKEIVRFLSTGIPLTKGEENFRLFLGPKDYRLLSKIDPRLKTVVNFGWFGFIAKPLLFILNYLYRYVGNYGLAIIILTSMIKLVFHPLTIKSYTSMRKMQDIQPKIKAIQAKYKKMKKDPRAREKLNQELLELYRREGVSPFGGCLPTLIQIPVLFAMYRLLMVAIEMKQAPFVLWITDLSQKDPYYITPIIMGVTMYIQQRMTPTAGDPAQTRMMRMMPLIFTFLFLSFPSGLVIYWLTNNLLSIGEQYIVNRRLGLGSTKGKSATKKGMGKKGR